Proteins found in one Arachis stenosperma cultivar V10309 chromosome 8, arast.V10309.gnm1.PFL2, whole genome shotgun sequence genomic segment:
- the LOC130946727 gene encoding probable carboxylesterase 2 — translation MDSPSNPEISMEVPPYLRIHSDGTVERLAGTQVAPPGLDPETNVLSKDILIQPQTSVTARLYRPNNTNHNHTKLPLLIYFHGGAFCISSPADPLYHNSLNRLVSEANVVALSVNYRLAPEHPLPAAYHDSWDAIQWAASHSFEGHETWLKESVDFDRVFLAGDSAGANIAHFMAIKLHHSSGSSNMKFFKIPGLIMIHPYFWGKEPIGVEATDPERKKMVDKWWELVCPSEKGNDDPFINPFVEEAPGFESVVCNNVLVIVAERDILKERGKLYHKTLVNNGAWKGKAELYEAEGEDHDFHIFNPDSDNAKSLLKRIAVFINNQD, via the coding sequence ATGGATTCACCGAGCAACCCTGAAATCTCAATGGAGGTGCCCCCTTACCTAAGAATCCACAGCGACGGTACAGTTGAGAGACTCGCCGGCACACAAGTAGCCCCTCCAGGCCTCGATCCCGAAACCAACGTTCTCTCCAAAGACATCCTCATCCAACCACAAACCTCCGTCACTGCCAGGCTTTACCGTCCCAACAACACTAATCACAATCACACCAAGCTCCCTTTACTCATCTACTTCCATGGCGGAGCCTTCTGCATCTCTTCACCCGCAGATCCTCTCTACCACAACTCCCTCAACCGCCTCGTCTCTGAAGCCAACGTGGTCGCCCTCTCCGTCAACTACAGGCTGGCGCCTGAGCACCCACTCCCCGCCGCCTACCATGATTCTTGGGATGCCATCCAATGGGCTGCTTCTCATTCTTTCGAAGGCCACGAAACATGGCTCAAGGAAAGCGTTGACTTTGACCGCGTGTTCTTGGCAGGTGATAGCGCAGGTGCCAACATCGCACACTTCATGGCCATAAAGTTGCATCATTCTTCGGGTAGCAGCAACATGAAATTCTTCAAGATCCCCGGCCTCATCATGATCCACCCTTATTTCTGGGGGAAGGAACCCATTGGTGTGGAAGCTACTGATccagagaggaagaagatggtGGATAAGTGGTGGGAATTGGTGTGCCCTTCTGAGAAAGGGAACGATGACCCATTTATCAACCCGTTTGTGGAGGAAGCTCCTGGTTTTGAAAGCGTGGTTTGCAACAACGTGCTTGTGATTGTTGCAGAGAGAGATATATTGAAAGAGAGAGGGAAGCTTTACCATAAGACTCTGGTCAATAATGGCGCTTGGAAAGGAAAAGCTGAGTTATATGAGGCAGAAGGAGAGGATCACGACTTTCACATCTTCAATCCTGATTCTGATAATGCTAAGAGCTTGCTTAAGCGCATCGCTGTTTTCATCAATAACCAAGATTGA
- the LOC130945315 gene encoding protein FAR1-RELATED SEQUENCE 5-like, with translation MEHRAITRVNYRARIWFIRHYETGKWKVSVFESEHNHPLCPPKYRHLITANRVLNEVDKTQANSLRACGVKTCHIMGYMIFQKGGYDKVGFTSKDLHNQISKTRRGKVKDGDAFAALAYLLSKADSDSLFLGNFTLKDGRLDNLVWTDRASVVDYECFSDVLAFDTTYKKNVYNKSLVIFSGTNHHGQITIFRCALISDERSKTFKWALKEFLEIISGKLPGGVVTDGDRAMRETILEVFPSIPHRFCAWHLHRNVIQNIKHKHFWDNFNVLLYGQ, from the coding sequence ATGGAACATAGGGCAATTACTCGTGTCAACTATAGGGCGAGGATTTGGTTCATTCGTCACTATGAAACAGGTAAGTGGAAAGTCAGTGTCTTTGAGAGTGAACACAATCATCCACTGTGTCCACCTAAGTACAGACATCTTATTACCGCGAATCGTGTGCTTAATGAGGTCGATAAAACACAAGCAAACAGCTTACGAGCATGTGGTGTTAAAACTTGCCATATAATGGGTTACATGATTTTTCAAAAAGGTGGATACGATAAAGTGGGTTTTACCAGCAAAGACTTACATAACCAAATTAGTAAGACTAGGCGTGGCAAAGTGAAAGACGGTGATGCATTTGCTGCGTTGGCCTATCTGTTGTCCAAGGCAGACAGTGACTCGTTATTTCTAGGAAATTTCACCTTAAAGGATGGTAGGTTGGATAATTTGGTGTGGACTGATAGAGCAAGCGTTGTTGATTACGAATGTTTTAGCGATGTACTTGCTTTTGACACCACTTACAAGAAAAATGTCTACAACAAGTCCTTAGTCATATTTTCAGGGACCAACCACCATGGCCAAATAACTATCTTTCGATGCGCCCTGATCTCAGATGAAAGGTCCAAAACTTTCAAGTGGGCACTAAAGGAGTTTTTGGAAATCATTTCAGGAAAACTACCCGGAGGCGTTGTGACAGATGGAGACCGTGCTATGAGAGAGACTATCTTAGAAGTATTTCCTAGTATACCTCACCGCTTTTGTGCATGGCATCTCCATCGTAATGTGATACAGAATATAAAACACAAGCATTTTTGGGAcaattttaatgtattattGTATGgacagtga
- the LOC130945316 gene encoding uncharacterized protein LOC130945316 has product MPKQWRNIVEYNTSEYFNQQWQFKVSYNKDKDMFACECRLFETRGLPCSHIFGVLKHRNAKCVPTSLILKRWTRDAKSDFIFSIGEQDSADDIVPTLRCGAMASICWKLCDICSKNSADYRKISGALLKLISKVQNKSDAQVRLSPTSTLIGDPAVVKLKDAPKKVSKGQKRRRCSHCKSSRHFIRTCPLLVKEDSPAKYSNAEDEPMVEECDANKQTLSQNIKSVKNTPVYNNNNFKTKEITLTQETLKDKTNTSGIEVAEVPDAATTKKPGLPQYPMHHYPMVHPY; this is encoded by the exons ATGCCCAAACAGTGGAGAAACATTGTTGAGTACAACACGAGTGAGTATTTTAATCAGCAATGGCAATTTAAAGTATCTTACAATAAAGATAAGGACATGTTTGCGTGTGAGTGCAGGCTATTTGAGACTCGTGGATTACCGTGCTCCCACATCTTTGGGGTCTTGAAGCATCGCAATGCAAAATGCGTCCCTACATCTCTTATCCTGAAAAGATGGACAAGAGATGCAAAGAGTGATTTTATATTCTCAATTGGCGAGCAAGACTCCGCTGATGATATAGTGCCCACACTTAGATGCGGTGCGATGGCATCAATTTGTTGGAAGCTTTGTGATATTTGTTCAAAAAATTCAGCCGACTATAGGAAAATCTCAGGTGCGTTACTTAAGCTAATTTCAAAGGTGCAAAATAAAAGTGATGCACAAGTGAGGCTTTCCCCCACGTCAACACTAATAGGTGATCCAGCTGTTGTGAAGTTAAAAGATGCTCCAAAAAAGGTTTCAAAAGGCCAAAAGAGGCGAAGATGTTCACATTGTAAGTCAAGCAGGCATTTCATTAGGACATGTCCATTACTCGTCAAGGAGGACTCCCCCGCCAAATACTCAAATGCTGAAGATGAACCAATG gTTGAAGAATGTGATGCCAATAAACAGACTCTCTCTCAGAATATAAAATCAGTAAAAAATACACCCGTGtacaataacaataattttaAA ACCAAAGAAATCACTCTAACTCAAGAGACATTAAAAGATAAGACCAACACATCAGGAATAGAAGTGGCAGAAGTTCCAGATGCAGCCACAACCAAGAAACCAGGATTGCCACAATATCCTATGCATCATTATCCAATGGTCCATCCTTATTAA
- the LOC130944672 gene encoding uncharacterized protein LOC130944672 isoform X4 — MSPGSALSLLPLSSVWNPGSSARRPNPRWLFCPWQGKKEESKSNRKLDKKVQFYSKVKDAVTCLSAQRSITKATLTGAYVVALGPSIAVC, encoded by the exons ATGTCCCCAGGCTCAGCGCTTTCGCTTCTTCCTCTTTCCTCTGTCTGGAATCCAGGTAGCTCGGCACGTCGTCCCAATCCTCGCTGGCTTTTCTGTCCGTGGCAAGGGAAAAA GGAGGAATCGAAGTCCAATCGCAAGTTAGATAAAAAGGTTCAATTTTACTCTA AGGTGAAAGATGCTGTGACTTGCTTGAGTGCTCAAAGGTCTATTACTAAG GCAACTTTAACTGGGGCATATGTGGTTGCTCTTGGACCCTCAATTGCAG TTTGTtaa
- the LOC130944672 gene encoding uncharacterized protein LOC130944672 isoform X1 has translation MSPGSALSLLPLSSVWNPGSSARRPNPRWLFCPWQGKKEESKSNRKLDKKVQFYSKVKDAVTCLSAQRSITKATLTGAYVVALGPSIAGNFDLKYYYIMYVWI, from the exons ATGTCCCCAGGCTCAGCGCTTTCGCTTCTTCCTCTTTCCTCTGTCTGGAATCCAGGTAGCTCGGCACGTCGTCCCAATCCTCGCTGGCTTTTCTGTCCGTGGCAAGGGAAAAA GGAGGAATCGAAGTCCAATCGCAAGTTAGATAAAAAGGTTCAATTTTACTCTA AGGTGAAAGATGCTGTGACTTGCTTGAGTGCTCAAAGGTCTATTACTAAG GCAACTTTAACTGGGGCATATGTGGTTGCTCTTGGACCCTCAATTGCAGGTAATTTTGATCTAAAGTACTATTATATTATGTATGTATGGATTTGA
- the LOC130944672 gene encoding uncharacterized protein LOC130944672 isoform X5 yields MSPGSALSLLPLSSVWNPGSSARRPNPRWLFCPWQGKKEESKSNRKLDKKVQFYSKVKDAVTCLSAQRSITKVILI; encoded by the exons ATGTCCCCAGGCTCAGCGCTTTCGCTTCTTCCTCTTTCCTCTGTCTGGAATCCAGGTAGCTCGGCACGTCGTCCCAATCCTCGCTGGCTTTTCTGTCCGTGGCAAGGGAAAAA GGAGGAATCGAAGTCCAATCGCAAGTTAGATAAAAAGGTTCAATTTTACTCTA AGGTGAAAGATGCTGTGACTTGCTTGAGTGCTCAAAGGTCTATTACTAAG GTAATTTTGATCTAA
- the LOC130944672 gene encoding uncharacterized protein LOC130944672 isoform X3: MSPGSALSLLPLSSVWNPGSSARRPNPRWLFCPWQGKKEESKSNRKLDKKVQFYSKVKDAVTCLSAQRSITKKLCGFKTMQDGVLVLAFPLYLWEYRL, translated from the exons ATGTCCCCAGGCTCAGCGCTTTCGCTTCTTCCTCTTTCCTCTGTCTGGAATCCAGGTAGCTCGGCACGTCGTCCCAATCCTCGCTGGCTTTTCTGTCCGTGGCAAGGGAAAAA GGAGGAATCGAAGTCCAATCGCAAGTTAGATAAAAAGGTTCAATTTTACTCTA AGGTGAAAGATGCTGTGACTTGCTTGAGTGCTCAAAGGTCTATTACTAAG AAATTGTGTGGATTCAAGACAATGCAGGATGGAGTCTTGGTTTTGGCATTTCCGCTATATTTATGGGAGTATCGATT GTAA
- the LOC130944672 gene encoding uncharacterized protein LOC130944672 isoform X2 codes for MSPGSALSLLPLSSVWNPGSSARRPNPRWLFCPWQGKKEESKSNRKLDKKVQFYSKVKDAVTCLSAQRSITKKLCGFKTMQDGVLVLAFPLYLWEYRLQL; via the exons ATGTCCCCAGGCTCAGCGCTTTCGCTTCTTCCTCTTTCCTCTGTCTGGAATCCAGGTAGCTCGGCACGTCGTCCCAATCCTCGCTGGCTTTTCTGTCCGTGGCAAGGGAAAAA GGAGGAATCGAAGTCCAATCGCAAGTTAGATAAAAAGGTTCAATTTTACTCTA AGGTGAAAGATGCTGTGACTTGCTTGAGTGCTCAAAGGTCTATTACTAAG AAATTGTGTGGATTCAAGACAATGCAGGATGGAGTCTTGGTTTTGGCATTTCCGCTATATTTATGGGAGTATCGATT GCAACTTTAA
- the LOC130946409 gene encoding uncharacterized protein LOC130946409, which translates to MGVFYNEEQQPNHQHQSKRCKCMVETLKELFSLCQIFGGRLSNASLEEEYPMSDIEEELEVVMSAIISGVMEKQKQKPNVLRHSFSWVYTPVTNELKYMTQEMAAPSQERVVMVVEGDDNQEQYKQSEEFFSVKSCFSCCGGSSVMSGGEAFYSAKTSLSRCSSLKDVVDVSKFWRCSVIQEFCHCEGWPFGLCRRAVLLPPLPKSPSESWLSRKLRTSNNKKLNPEF; encoded by the exons ATGGGTGTCTTCTACAATGAAGAGCAACAACCAAATCACCAACACCAATCCAAGAGATGCAAATGTATGGTAGAAACTCTGAAGGAATTGTTTTCTCTTTGCCAGATTTTTGGTGGAAGGCTTTCAAATGCAAGCCTTGAAGAAGAGTATCCAATGAGCGACATCGAAGAGGAACTCGAA GTGGTTATGTCAGCAATTATAAGCGGAGTCATGGAAAAACAGAAGCAGAAGCCGAACGTGTTGAGACACAGCTTTTCTTGGGTGTACACTCCTGTAACAAATGAACTGAAGTATATGACTCAGGAAATGGCAGCACCATCACAAGAAAGGGTGGTGATGGTGGTGGAGGGGGATGATAATCAAGAACAGTACAAACAAAGTGAAGAATTCTTTTCTGTTAAGAGCTGTTTCTCGTGCTGTGGTGGGAGTTCTGTGATGAGTGGTGGAGAAGCATTCTATTCAGCGAAGACAAGCCTTTCTCGTTGTTCAAGCTTGAAGGACGTTGTTGACGTGTCAAAATTCTGGAGGTGTTCGGTGATTCAGGAGTTTTGTCACTGTGAGGGAtggccttttggtctgtgccgCAGAGCTGTGTTGCTTCCGCCATTGCCCAAGTCACCTTCTGAGTCATGGTTATCCCGTAAATTAAGAACAAGCAATAATAAGAAATTAAACCCTGAATTTTAA
- the LOC130943519 gene encoding uncharacterized protein LOC130943519 → MARSNSSYKKITLLLCFFNIALLLYALRTLYASLYIYSGNVSRNSVLYNPDQIRKMEESIRIRKEFKPEELIKLVKDLEGEFSTETAAVELPPPLKQSIIDEMLQRLTNLNSTRTDIAKEREAVENWRMEKLREAKLALVSRTSNSAIPHEEAGMLARALESDWAAICEEIGLWIPVQVVNTEHEDKPEGAEGFEEEVLPGRSLPPECHAELHTDYDGDAVRWGLTHHKASAADCCQACLDHAKHAKEGQKKCNIWVYCPSEFGCHSPDRYQHKHQECWLKYAEKPRLNFKDKYPEWYRNSHPSAPVVVPWVSGIVSV, encoded by the exons ATGGCGAGAAGCAACAGTTCCTACAAGAAAATCACACTCTTGCTATGCTTCTTCAACATCGCACTTCTACTCTACGCTCTTCGCACTCTCTACGCTTCTTTATACATCTACTCCGGTAACGTTTCACGCAATA GTGTATTGTATAACCCAGATCAGATTCGGAAAATGGAGGAATCTATCCGAATACGAAAGGAGTTTAAACCGGAGGAGTTAATTAAATTG GTGAAGGATTTAGAAGGGGAGTTTTCAACCGAAACTGCGGCGGTTGAATTGCCTCCGCCTTTGAAACAGAGTATAATTGATGAGATGCTGCAGAGACTAACCAACTTGAACTCTACTCGCACAGATATTGCTAAGGAACGAG AAGCAGTTGAAAATTGGCGAATGGAAAAACTGAGAGAGGCTAAGTTGGCTCTTGTGAGTAGGACTTCCAACTCAGCCATTCCCCATGAAGAGGCTG GTATGCTAGCAAGAGCATTGGAGTCTGATTGGGCTGCAATTTGTGAAGAGATTGGCCTTTGGATACCTGTTCAAGTTGTTAATACAGAACATGAAGACAAACCTGAGGGTGCAGAGGGGTTTG AGGAGGAGGTTCTTCCTGGCAGGTCCCTTCCACCTGAGTGCCATGCTGAACTTCACACAGATTATGATGGTGATGCAGTAAGATGGGGTCTCACCCACCACAAGGCTAGTGCAGCTGATTGCTGTCAAGCTTGCTTGGATCATGCGAAACATGCCAAAGAAGGTCAAAAGAAATGCAATATTTGGGTTTATTGCCCATCTGAGTTTGGGTGTCATTCACCAGATAGATATCAACACAAACATCAGGAATGTTGGCTTAAATAT GCTGAGAAACCTCGATTGAATTTTAAGGATAAATATCCTGAATGGTATCGGAACTCACACCCATCAGCACCAGTGGTTGTTCCATGGGTCTCTGGAATTGTTAGTGTATGA